Proteins from one Cyprinus carpio isolate SPL01 chromosome B15, ASM1834038v1, whole genome shotgun sequence genomic window:
- the LOC122139902 gene encoding olfactory receptor 52K2-like, whose product MTDLSAQNISFTDFKLIGFYSLGEWRPLLFIPFFLMFLLAVTANSILMYLIKSQKTLHSPMYVLIGVMAVLDLILPIFFVPNMLLSFLFNWSGISLTGCLIQMFGIHFVGAFQSTLLLWMALDRYFAICKPLNYHKYMEIANFSKFVFVPLIRNGFLMVTMVSLAGKLSFCRNIIDHCLCEHMALVQLACGDISVNNIVGLLSAFIIPTTDFILITISYIVIFTSVFRSGKAHLKAINTCITHIIVMTLSLTSALIAFMSYRIRSNVSSSNRTFMSIIYILFPSCFNPIIYGWRTKEIRQSFHKFIKKRKVLPF is encoded by the coding sequence ATGACGGATCTTTCTgcacaaaatatttcattcacaGACTTTAAGCTGATTGGTTTCTACAGCTTAGGTGAATGGAGGCcacttttatttattcctttctttctgatgtttttattggCTGTCACAGCAAATTCTATTCTCATGTATTTAATCAAATCTCAAAAGACCCTTCATTCTCCTATGTATGTATTAATAGGTGTTATGGCAGTTTTAGACTTGATCTTGCCAATATTTTTTGTACCTAACATGCTTCTTAGCTTTTTATTCAATTGGAGTGGCATATCTCTGACTGGTTGTTTGATACAAATGTTTGGCATTCATTTTGTTGGAGCATTTCAATCAACTTTGCTTTTGTGGATGGCACTGGATCGTTACTTTGCAATATGCAAACCACTTAATTATCATAAATACATGGAAATTGCTAACttttcaaaatttgtttttgtgccATTAATCAGAAATGGATTTTTGATGGTCACTATGGTCTCTTTAGCAggaaaactgtcattttgtagAAATATAATTGATCACTGTTTATGTGAGCACATGGCATTGGTTCAGTTAGCCTGTGGAGATATATCTGTCAATAACATTGTAGGACTTCTGTCTGCTTTCATAATCCCAACTACTGATTTTATTCTCATTACAATTTCATATATTGTGATTTTTACCTCTGTGTTTAGATCTGGTAAGGCTCATTTAAAGGCCATAAATACCTGCATTACCCACATCATTGTTATGACACTTAGTTTGACTTCTGCCTTGATTGCATTTATGTCCTACAGAATAAGGAGTAATGTTTCTTCTAGCAACCGTACATTTATGAGCATAATATACATTCTGTTTCCAAGTTGTTTTAACCCAATAATCTATGGGTGGAGAACAAAAGAAATAAGACAATCTTTTCACAaatttataaagaaaagaaaggttTTACCTTTTTAA